The sequence TCGCCGCGGTCCCGGCCTAGCGGTTCGGCTGGGGTAAGGCCAATACCGGGCACGGGGTGTCGCGCAGCACCTGGCGGAAGGTCGCAGCGCGGTCGGGGGCGAGACTGCCCCGCCACGGGAGGACGATCAGGTCGCCCCGCTGTTCCCGGGCGAAGCGGAGGATCTCGGCGCCCGGATCGCCGACGGCAAAAAACATCCCGATGCGCTCGGTGTCGCCCTGCTCCGCGAGGCAGCCGAGCCGGTCGAGGAATTCCCGGCCCCAGGCCGGCCATTCGTGGTGGGATTGGTCCACATAGCGGGGCGTGCCCATGGCCCCCGGTCGCGGCGGGGCGGCGCTGGCACAACCCACGTGCAAGACCAGCAAGTCGGCGCCGGTCCGTTCCGCCCAGCGCAGGGCGGGGGTCAAGGCCCGGGCGGTCTCCGGGGTGCCATCCTGGGGCAGGATCATGCGCCGCAAGGTCCAGGCTTCCGGGTCCGGAAGTTCCGGCACCAGCAGCACCGGGCAGGAGACCCGGGCCAGCAGCGCCTCGGCGAGGGGATCACCGCGGTGGTCGGTGAGCGGCATGACCATGCAGGGGGTCCCGTGGCGCTCGGCGGCCGCGGCGAGGGCGGCGGCGGTATCCGCCCCGGCCGGGGTGAAGGCGGCATGGGGCAACAGGGCGGCAGCCGCCGGTACCGTATCCCCGAAACGGTGGAGCAAGGCCTCGCGGCTGTCGCGACTCACCACCAGGGTTCTGGCCGCCAAGTGCTCGGCGAGCAGCAGTGCGACGGTCAAAACCGCCGCCGAAGGTGGAGTCTGGTCCAGCGATAGGATGATGGTGCGCGCTTCCATATCAAGAACCTCCCGCCAAACCCCCTGGGTTCGGCGCCAGCGCCTGCATGAACCGGGCTCGATCCGGGCCTCGGGGGCCCCCGCGACTCGAATCGGCACCGGAGAATTGCCCTGGTTGGCGATCGCAAGTTCGTCGCCATAGATTCGGATCCGCAACCGGTTGCCCCGCCAGAGCAGCGGAAAGGCCAATGCCCGCCAGGCGGGTGGAAGTCTCGGCTCCAGCGCCAGGCCGTCGGGGCGTGGGCTGACGCCGGCGAAGCCGAATACCACCGCCTGCCACAGACCGCCCAGGGCTGCCGCGTGGACCCCGCCGGCGGCATTGCCCATCTGGTCGGAGAGGTCGATTTCGGCGCCCTGGCGAAAATAGTCCAGAGCCCGGTCCAGGTCCCCCAGCCGCGCGGCTAGGCAGGCGTGGATCGCTGGGCTGAGGGAACTGCCGTGGGCGGTGCGGGGTTCGTAGTAGCGGAAGTTGGCGGCCCGCACCGCCGGGCTGAAGCGGTCCCAGAGCAGATGGATCAGCATCAGCACGTCGGCTTGCTTGATCACCTGTGAGGCCTGGGTGCGGGCCCGGCCGAGCAGCACGTCCACCGGCACGGTGCGGGGATAAGCTTTCAGGTCGACCGGCTGGAGCTGGAAGAACCCGGCGAACTGCTCGAACAGGCCGGTTTCCGGGTCGAATCCGGTGTAGACGCGCCGGGCCAGGGCTGCCCACTGGCGCGGTTCCTCCGGTTCCAGCCGCAGCGCCGCTGCCAGATGCGCCCACGCCTCCGGCCAGCGCCGCGCCAGGAACTCGGTGAGCTCGGCGGCGCGCTCCAGATTCCACTGGGCCATGCCGTTGGTGTAGGCGTTATCGTCCACGCTCTCGTGGTACTCGTCGGGGCCGATCACCTGGCGGATGTGAAACAGGCCGTCGGCCTCGATCCGGCCCCGGCTGGCCCAGAAGCGGGCCGTTTCCAGAAGGATTTCCGCGCCGGCTTGGAGCAGGAACGCGTCGTCCCCGGTCACCTGCCAGTACTGCCACACCGCGTAGGC is a genomic window of Candidatus Methylocalor cossyra containing:
- a CDS encoding universal stress protein; amino-acid sequence: MTTGDPMYPWQPTEDPAWYLKEDDFHLTREHEIESLFAFSNGYAGCRGSLVEGSRLSDPATFIAGVYDLPLAGEIPVLATVPDWMTLRIAIDGRELAPEETVHHCRRLDLRKAMLWRDFRCRAEPAGQFALGGWRLASLADRHVLAQAGWFRADRRRLRVELRAVMEPRPERPDRVALQWVSRSPLALAGGSAQRLELRTRRTGIRVILASWMRLWPEGGAPLPPQVEESGERLQESWQFEAEPGQVYRFERLVVIYTSRDGGDPVEAATRHLERLAAGGAAAVAEAHVWAWAARWRTADLELRGDPAAQRALRFAAYHLIGAANPDDPRVSIGARALTGAAYKGHVFWDTEIFMLPFFVFTDPAAARALLMYRYHTLPGARAKAAQLGFRGALFAWESTDDGRETTPSVVLGADGKPVRILNGEQEHHVAAAVAYAVWQYWQVTGDDAFLLQAGAEILLETARFWASRGRIEADGLFHIRQVIGPDEYHESVDDNAYTNGMAQWNLERAAELTEFLARRWPEAWAHLAAALRLEPEEPRQWAALARRVYTGFDPETGLFEQFAGFFQLQPVDLKAYPRTVPVDVLLGRARTQASQVIKQADVLMLIHLLWDRFSPAVRAANFRYYEPRTAHGSSLSPAIHACLAARLGDLDRALDYFRQGAEIDLSDQMGNAAGGVHAAALGGLWQAVVFGFAGVSPRPDGLALEPRLPPAWRALAFPLLWRGNRLRIRIYGDELAIANQGNSPVPIRVAGAPEARIEPGSCRRWRRTQGVWREVLDMEARTIILSLDQTPPSAAVLTVALLLAEHLAARTLVVSRDSREALLHRFGDTVPAAAALLPHAAFTPAGADTAAALAAAAERHGTPCMVMPLTDHRGDPLAEALLARVSCPVLLVPELPDPEAWTLRRMILPQDGTPETARALTPALRWAERTGADLLVLHVGCASAAPPRPGAMGTPRYVDQSHHEWPAWGREFLDRLGCLAEQGDTERIGMFFAVGDPGAEILRFAREQRGDLIVLPWRGSLAPDRAATFRQVLRDTPCPVLALPQPNR